A DNA window from bacterium contains the following coding sequences:
- a CDS encoding acyl-CoA carboxylase subunit beta — MANLKELNQNIQSKKSTALKMGGDDEVKRQKAAGKLTVRERINLLFDAGTFIEMGILGTAQGDDPTLKDKLTPGDGILVGHGLVQGRRVCVIAYDFTVIAGTIGEVGERKCDRIREMALDMRVPLVWLLDSAGARVQEIASSRFAMTGKMFHDQVKMSGVVPQIAAMMGPCAAGTAYVAGLADFVPMVKGTSSMALAGPPLVKAVIGEDVSVEDLGGSRVHCEVSGNGDLEVKDDKECIEIVKQYLSYLPSHSGEKPPVVQPKANDSDRLSRLMSGDAGNVERIDDSILDLIPENSKQFYDMRKVMEKIVDGGKFLEIKPKFGQGVITALSRIGGYSVGIVASQPAYMAGVLNVDEADKAARFINLCDAYNIPLLYLQDVPGFMVGSQVEHKGIIRHGAKMLFATSRASVPKMTVIVRKAYGAGYYVMCGKAYGPDLIVAWPTAEISLMGAEGAVNIVFRKEIKSAADPEAKRKELVDLYRERIALSMAAEGGYIDDVIDPRDTRRVLIETLKLTANKKINTPDRKHGVEPV, encoded by the coding sequence ATGGCTAACCTTAAAGAACTCAATCAAAACATTCAATCCAAAAAATCAACCGCTTTAAAAATGGGGGGCGACGATGAAGTTAAGCGCCAAAAGGCGGCAGGCAAGCTTACCGTACGGGAAAGGATTAATCTCCTTTTTGATGCGGGTACTTTTATTGAAATGGGTATTTTAGGAACAGCCCAAGGCGATGACCCTACCTTAAAAGACAAGCTCACCCCGGGCGATGGTATTTTAGTAGGTCATGGTTTGGTGCAGGGACGCCGTGTGTGTGTAATAGCGTATGATTTTACCGTGATAGCCGGAACCATTGGTGAAGTTGGCGAGCGCAAATGTGACCGTATCCGTGAAATGGCGCTGGATATGCGGGTGCCTCTTGTATGGCTTTTAGATTCTGCCGGTGCCCGCGTGCAAGAAATTGCTTCTTCGCGTTTTGCCATGACAGGTAAAATGTTTCACGACCAAGTAAAAATGTCCGGAGTCGTCCCGCAAATTGCCGCCATGATGGGGCCATGTGCGGCTGGTACGGCATATGTTGCTGGCCTTGCCGATTTTGTACCGATGGTGAAAGGGACGTCGTCCATGGCCTTAGCCGGTCCTCCGCTGGTAAAAGCAGTGATTGGTGAAGATGTGAGTGTAGAAGATTTAGGTGGTTCGCGGGTGCATTGCGAAGTGAGTGGCAATGGTGATTTAGAAGTAAAAGATGATAAAGAATGTATTGAAATCGTCAAACAGTATCTCAGTTATCTGCCGTCGCATTCCGGTGAAAAACCCCCGGTAGTACAACCCAAAGCCAATGACAGTGATCGCTTGAGTCGTTTGATGTCCGGCGATGCGGGCAATGTAGAACGTATTGATGATAGTATTCTCGATTTAATCCCAGAAAATTCCAAACAGTTTTACGACATGCGCAAGGTGATGGAAAAAATTGTGGATGGAGGGAAGTTTTTAGAAATTAAACCTAAATTTGGACAAGGTGTTATTACGGCGCTATCGCGTATTGGTGGGTATTCCGTGGGTATTGTGGCCAGCCAACCGGCGTACATGGCGGGTGTGCTCAATGTAGACGAAGCCGATAAAGCCGCGCGTTTTATTAATTTGTGTGATGCCTACAATATTCCGCTCCTTTATTTACAAGACGTGCCCGGATTTATGGTGGGTTCGCAAGTAGAGCACAAAGGTATTATTCGTCATGGGGCGAAGATGTTATTTGCCACTTCGAGAGCTTCAGTTCCTAAAATGACGGTAATTGTACGCAAAGCATACGGTGCTGGTTATTACGTGATGTGCGGAAAAGCCTACGGTCCGGATTTAATCGTCGCGTGGCCTACGGCCGAAATTAGTTTGATGGGGGCAGAAGGGGCGGTGAATATTGTGTTCCGCAAAGAAATAAAATCCGCTGCGGATCCGGAGGCCAAAAGAAAAGAATTGGTCGATCTCTACCGCGAACGCATTGCGCTTAGTATGGCTGCTGAAGGTGGTTATATTGATGACGTGATCGATCCACGTGATACACGCCGGGTGTTGATTGAAACGCTCAAGCTTACGGCCAATAAAAAGATTAATACACCTGACCGGAAGCATGGCGTGGAGCCGGTGTAA
- a CDS encoding acyl-CoA dehydrogenase family protein, whose protein sequence is MSHTENRPYFTPDHEIFRKSVRSYVEKELAPHAKQWEKDKNVPREVFTKLAEQGFFGINYDEKYGGSGCDFWYKVAFCEEMVRTRANGFVMDVMVHTDMTTPALNKLGTEEQKQEFLVPAIKGEKIAALGVTEPGAGSDVAHIRTTARREGDDYIINGAKTYITNGSRADFIILAVRTGPALTKENWDSAHKGVSFILFPTRDKNGKQTPGFNIGRRLEKLGNHSSNTHELSFENCRVPAKNLLGQENFGFYYIMTNFQGERLIAAIMSVAGMRMMLEDAIAYGQTREAFGRPIIKFQVWKHRFAELATEIEAAQELVYRATDLHNRELPAVKEISMAKMFATELANKVAYECMQFHGGAGYMEEYDIARMYRDVRLYNIGAGTSEVMNEIISKLMGL, encoded by the coding sequence ATGAGTCATACCGAAAACCGTCCCTACTTTACCCCCGATCACGAAATTTTCCGCAAGTCTGTCCGCAGCTATGTAGAAAAGGAACTCGCTCCCCACGCCAAACAATGGGAAAAAGATAAAAATGTACCTCGCGAAGTGTTTACCAAGCTTGCCGAGCAGGGATTTTTTGGGATTAATTACGATGAAAAATATGGTGGGAGCGGATGCGACTTTTGGTACAAAGTAGCTTTTTGCGAAGAAATGGTGCGCACCCGCGCCAATGGTTTTGTAATGGATGTGATGGTACATACCGATATGACCACCCCGGCTCTCAATAAACTGGGCACCGAAGAACAAAAACAGGAATTTTTAGTCCCTGCTATTAAAGGCGAAAAAATCGCCGCGCTGGGCGTTACCGAACCTGGTGCCGGCTCCGATGTAGCCCATATCCGCACCACCGCCCGCCGCGAGGGCGATGATTACATTATTAATGGTGCTAAAACTTATATTACCAACGGCTCACGCGCCGATTTTATTATTTTAGCCGTACGCACCGGCCCGGCCCTTACCAAAGAAAACTGGGATAGTGCCCATAAGGGAGTAAGTTTTATTCTTTTTCCTACGCGCGATAAAAACGGCAAACAAACCCCCGGCTTTAACATTGGCCGCCGTCTCGAAAAACTGGGGAATCATTCATCTAACACACACGAACTCAGTTTTGAAAACTGCCGCGTGCCCGCTAAAAACCTTTTAGGACAAGAAAATTTTGGTTTTTATTATATTATGACCAATTTCCAAGGCGAACGTCTCATTGCTGCCATCATGAGTGTGGCCGGCATGCGCATGATGTTAGAAGATGCTATTGCCTACGGCCAAACCCGCGAAGCTTTTGGACGCCCTATTATTAAGTTTCAGGTATGGAAACATCGCTTTGCCGAGTTAGCGACAGAGATTGAAGCCGCACAAGAACTGGTGTATCGCGCCACCGATTTGCATAATCGCGAACTCCCGGCCGTTAAAGAAATTTCCATGGCCAAAATGTTTGCCACGGAACTGGCCAACAAAGTGGCCTACGAATGCATGCAATTTCACGGTGGAGCCGGCTATATGGAAGAATACGATATTGCCCGCATGTATCGCGATGTACGTTTATATAATATTGGTGCCGGTACATCGGAGGTGATGAATGAAATTATATCGAAGTTGATGGGGCTCTAA
- a CDS encoding DUF1844 domain-containing protein translates to MRDEEKNDGPIKVVDRRRFNTDGSMRDEAPEEIAQKPLPKTPPPAPKAPPPQAAPESQQIPSSRTPDPEPRTPSPKGDYDISFPQFIFSLASSIQMALGLMPNPVTNQVRINLASAKQSIDILAMLEDKTRGNLDEEEAQMLKQVIYELRMVYVEVTNKINEAKK, encoded by the coding sequence ATGCGTGACGAAGAAAAGAATGACGGTCCTATTAAAGTAGTAGACCGACGTAGATTTAACACCGATGGCAGCATGCGGGATGAGGCCCCCGAAGAAATTGCACAAAAACCACTTCCCAAAACACCTCCTCCAGCACCCAAAGCTCCGCCACCACAAGCTGCTCCTGAGTCTCAACAAATACCTTCTTCACGAACCCCGGACCCCGAACCCCGGACCCCTTCTCCAAAAGGTGATTACGACATCAGTTTTCCACAATTTATTTTCTCACTCGCCTCTTCCATTCAAATGGCGTTGGGCCTTATGCCCAACCCCGTTACCAATCAAGTACGCATCAATTTGGCCAGCGCCAAACAAAGCATTGATATTTTAGCCATGCTCGAAGACAAAACACGTGGCAATTTAGACGAAGAAGAAGCGCAAATGTTAAAGCAGGTAATTTACGAATTACGGATGGTGTATGTAGAAGTAACCAACAAAATTAACGAAGCCAAAAAATAA